In one Kitasatospora cineracea genomic region, the following are encoded:
- a CDS encoding cell division protein FtsQ/DivIB, with protein sequence MADEEYEEELGEEGGPARPPRLRLSRRGVAVLAALGALVAGALGWTVFFSSALDVRGVAVQGLDSGRLTQQDVERALGGTARGPLARVDLDEARAEVAKVPRVARAEVWRGWPHTLRVKVTERRPVAAIQHEGGGFVQVDADGVEFATEPQPPAGVPVVALDLSGPAQDALSVIDRPALVRAAITVAAGLPPEVAQQAGSLTVHSYDDIRLKLASGATVRWGSAQDTGRKAKVLTALLGRKASNYDVSAPDAPAVSG encoded by the coding sequence GTGGCTGACGAGGAGTACGAGGAGGAGCTGGGGGAGGAGGGCGGCCCCGCCCGCCCGCCCCGGCTCCGCCTGTCCCGCCGGGGCGTCGCGGTGCTGGCCGCGCTGGGCGCGCTGGTGGCGGGGGCGCTCGGCTGGACGGTGTTCTTCTCCTCCGCCCTGGACGTCCGGGGGGTGGCCGTCCAGGGCCTGGACTCGGGCCGGCTGACCCAGCAGGACGTCGAGCGGGCGCTCGGCGGCACCGCCCGCGGCCCGCTGGCCCGGGTCGACCTGGACGAGGCCCGGGCCGAGGTGGCGAAGGTGCCCCGGGTGGCTCGGGCCGAGGTCTGGCGCGGCTGGCCGCACACCCTGCGGGTGAAGGTCACCGAGCGCCGCCCGGTGGCGGCGATCCAGCACGAGGGCGGCGGCTTCGTCCAGGTCGACGCGGACGGTGTGGAGTTCGCCACCGAGCCGCAACCCCCCGCCGGCGTCCCGGTGGTGGCGCTCGACCTGAGCGGGCCCGCGCAGGACGCGCTGTCCGTGATCGACCGCCCGGCCCTGGTCCGCGCGGCGATCACGGTGGCGGCCGGCCTGCCGCCGGAGGTGGCGCAGCAGGCCGGTTCGCTCACGGTCCACTCCTACGACGACATCCGGCTGAAGCTGGCCTCCGGCGCGACGGTGCGCTGGGGCAGCGCGCAGGACACCGGTCGGAAGGCGAAGGTGCTGACCGCCCTGCTCGGTCGGAAGGCGTCGAATTACGACGTGAGTGCGCCGGATGCCCCGGCGGTGTCCGGCTGA